One Phycisphaerales bacterium genomic window carries:
- a CDS encoding RluA family pseudouridine synthase: MPDAPADSLLRIILDTGRYVVVDKPSGLLSVPGKGPEKADCVRSRVAAMYPDATGPMTVHRLDQDTSGLIVVGLDPDGQRAMSQVFEHRRVTKRYIAVVQGELKEHAGLIDLPLRIDWPNRPKHIVAEDGRASQTRYRVLGVENGNTRVEFTPITGRGHQLRVHAADERGLGAPILGDPLYGDTSKAPRLLLHAWSLEYTDPFTGELIRVVSEPGF, translated from the coding sequence ATGCCGGACGCCCCTGCCGACAGCCTCCTGAGGATCATCCTGGATACCGGGCGGTACGTGGTGGTCGACAAGCCCAGCGGCCTGCTGAGCGTGCCCGGCAAGGGGCCCGAGAAGGCCGACTGCGTGCGGAGCCGCGTTGCGGCGATGTACCCCGACGCGACCGGCCCGATGACGGTGCACCGGCTGGACCAGGACACTTCGGGGCTCATCGTGGTGGGCCTGGACCCCGACGGTCAGCGTGCCATGAGCCAGGTGTTCGAGCATCGCCGGGTAACCAAGCGCTACATCGCCGTGGTTCAGGGCGAACTCAAGGAGCACGCCGGGCTGATCGACCTGCCGCTGCGCATCGACTGGCCCAACAGGCCGAAGCACATCGTGGCCGAGGACGGGCGCGCGAGCCAGACGCGGTACCGGGTGCTTGGCGTCGAGAACGGCAACACGCGGGTGGAATTCACGCCCATCACCGGGCGCGGCCATCAGCTCCGCGTGCATGCGGCGGACGAACGCGGGCTGGGCGCGCCGATCCTCGGTGATCCGCTGTACGGCGACACGAGCAAGGCCCCACGCCTGCTGCTGCACGCGTGGAGCCTGGAATACACCGATCCGTTTACCGGTGAGCTGATTCGGGTGGTGAGCGAGCCGGGGTTCTGA
- a CDS encoding tRNA-dihydrouridine synthase produces MTAVATSPIHAQNPAIGRPLTIGGVELATNLLLAPIANYCDLAFRLTCRDQGGVGLACTDLLSPQGLLRGSAASLDLARTSDEDKPVGMQLYGADPAIMAEGARWAADHGATIVDINMGCPVDKVCKKDGGSKLMCDVPNAIAIAAAVRAALPDSVPLTAKMRLGWSEEDCQNGVAGQLALGLVEVGVSAITVHGRTTAMKFSGECRRADIARVVRAVKDTHPHIPVIGNGDVRTAQDAINMMEATGCDGVMIGRGALSTPWLFRDAWALQTTGEVPPEPSEHEKLDIVRAFFDRMLAFRDEHYAMTHIRRRISWFAKRINGGHCRPLKEAIRTAEGPADVDAALDGWASGDLAAPA; encoded by the coding sequence GTGACCGCCGTCGCCACGAGCCCCATCCATGCCCAGAACCCGGCCATCGGCCGGCCGTTAACCATTGGCGGCGTTGAACTTGCGACGAACCTGCTGCTGGCCCCCATCGCCAACTACTGCGACCTGGCCTTCCGCCTCACCTGCCGGGATCAGGGCGGCGTGGGGCTCGCCTGCACCGACCTCTTGAGCCCCCAGGGCCTGCTCCGCGGCTCGGCCGCCAGCCTCGACCTCGCCCGCACCAGCGACGAGGACAAGCCGGTGGGCATGCAGCTCTACGGGGCCGACCCCGCCATCATGGCCGAGGGGGCCAGGTGGGCCGCCGACCACGGGGCGACGATCGTCGACATCAACATGGGCTGCCCGGTGGACAAGGTTTGTAAGAAGGACGGCGGCAGCAAGCTGATGTGCGACGTGCCCAACGCCATCGCCATCGCCGCGGCCGTGCGTGCGGCGCTGCCCGACTCGGTGCCGCTGACGGCGAAGATGCGCCTGGGCTGGAGCGAGGAAGATTGCCAGAACGGTGTCGCTGGCCAGCTCGCGCTGGGGCTGGTCGAAGTCGGCGTGAGCGCCATCACCGTGCACGGGCGCACGACCGCCATGAAATTCAGCGGCGAGTGCCGGCGCGCCGATATCGCCCGCGTCGTGCGCGCCGTGAAGGACACGCACCCGCACATCCCCGTCATCGGCAACGGCGACGTGCGCACCGCCCAGGACGCCATCAACATGATGGAGGCCACCGGCTGCGACGGCGTCATGATCGGCCGCGGGGCCCTGAGCACGCCCTGGCTCTTCCGCGACGCCTGGGCCCTCCAGACCACCGGCGAGGTTCCCCCAGAGCCGAGCGAGCACGAGAAGCTCGACATCGTCCGCGCCTTCTTCGACCGCATGCTCGCCTTCCGCGACGAGCACTACGCCATGACGCACATCCGCCGGCGGATTTCGTGGTTCGCCAAGCGGATTAATGGCGGGCACTGTCGACCGCTCAAGGAAGCCATCCGCACGGCAGAGGGCCCGGCGGACGTGGACGCCGCGCTCGACGGCTGGGCCTCTGGCGATCTGGCCGCCCCGGCTTGA
- a CDS encoding GC-type dockerin domain-anchored protein: MRITTSTITLLTLCAAAMAQTHQGDIVITGERGVIETGYSDAGTPVYGRRVFDTAFGKLPNWTNDPGFDSPVDAFAPRASLGFDVLGPVLAWDGAAFTDVADSRILISKGPVSIETPLAGAQPGFVFGQASTTGKFHHHLAYELLAPASDGVYLLEMVLWDDAAIIADSDPFYLVFGQNASPDDLADAVAWVEATLIGSPCRADMDGDGSLTIFDFLAFQNLFDAGDLAADFDGDGELTIFDFLSFQNEFDAGC, from the coding sequence ATGCGCATCACGACCTCAACGATCACGCTCCTGACGCTCTGCGCCGCCGCAATGGCGCAGACGCACCAGGGCGACATCGTCATCACCGGCGAGCGCGGCGTCATCGAGACCGGATACAGCGACGCCGGCACGCCGGTTTACGGCCGCCGCGTGTTCGATACGGCGTTCGGCAAGCTTCCCAACTGGACCAACGACCCGGGCTTCGATTCGCCCGTCGATGCGTTCGCCCCGCGCGCCTCGCTGGGCTTCGACGTGCTCGGCCCCGTGCTCGCGTGGGATGGCGCCGCCTTCACCGACGTCGCCGATTCGCGCATCCTGATCAGCAAGGGCCCGGTCTCGATCGAGACGCCCCTCGCTGGTGCACAGCCTGGCTTCGTGTTCGGCCAGGCAAGCACCACCGGCAAGTTCCACCACCACCTCGCGTATGAACTGCTTGCGCCCGCCAGCGATGGCGTCTACCTGCTGGAGATGGTGCTGTGGGACGACGCCGCGATCATCGCCGACAGCGACCCCTTCTATCTCGTGTTCGGCCAGAACGCCAGCCCCGACGATCTGGCCGACGCCGTGGCGTGGGTCGAGGCGACGCTCATTGGCTCGCCGTGCCGGGCCGATATGGACGGCGATGGCTCGCTGACGATCTTCGACTTCCTGGCCTTCCAGAACCTGTTCGACGCGGGCGACCTTGCCGCCGATTTCGACGGCGACGGCGAGCTGACCATCTTTGACTTCCTGAGTTTCCAGAACGAGTTCGACGCGGGCTGCTGA
- a CDS encoding O-methyltransferase encodes MAIDMTPNRWQHTSEYLDTVFGRQDAHLAGLMPRAIEAGIPDIAVSASVGRMLLTLARLVDARLIVEVGTLAGYSGIWLARGLADGGKLVTIEPNEMHAGFAETMFAEAGVAERVEVVRGYGTPVLEKMAGERAGAVDLVFLDAIKTEYPDYLPHAKTLLRPGGLLVADNMLGSGDWWIDTPAGENENRDAADRVNRLVAGDEDFEAFCVPLREGVMVAQKK; translated from the coding sequence ATGGCCATCGACATGACCCCCAACCGCTGGCAACACACGAGCGAGTACCTGGACACGGTGTTCGGCCGGCAGGACGCGCACCTGGCCGGGCTCATGCCGCGGGCGATCGAGGCGGGCATCCCCGATATCGCGGTGTCGGCGTCGGTGGGGCGGATGCTTTTGACCCTGGCCAGGCTGGTGGACGCGCGGCTCATCGTGGAAGTCGGCACGCTCGCGGGGTACTCGGGCATCTGGCTGGCGCGCGGGCTCGCCGATGGCGGAAAGCTCGTGACCATCGAGCCCAATGAGATGCACGCAGGCTTCGCCGAGACCATGTTCGCCGAGGCCGGCGTGGCGGAGCGTGTCGAGGTCGTGCGCGGCTATGGCACGCCGGTGCTCGAGAAGATGGCCGGCGAGCGGGCGGGGGCGGTGGACCTGGTGTTCCTGGACGCCATCAAGACCGAGTACCCCGATTACCTGCCGCACGCCAAGACGCTCCTGCGGCCCGGCGGGCTGCTGGTGGCCGACAACATGCTGGGCTCGGGCGACTGGTGGATCGACACGCCGGCAGGCGAGAATGAGAATCGCGACGCGGCCGACCGGGTGAACCGGCTGGTGGCGGGCGACGAAGACTTCGAGGCGTTCTGCGTGCCGTTGCGCGAGGGCGTGATGGTGGCGCAGAAGAAGTAA
- a CDS encoding integrin alpha, with the protein MRENRMSTLLAVGGLATTAMAQGPLSEPFPATINLADLDGALGFVMHGVAASDQAGYAVGRAGDINGDGLPDIAVGAWLADPNGSLQAGETYVVFGRRDPSPHFPARLELASLDGAIGFRLPGFIGGGRSGFAVRSAGDINNDRIDDLAIGAPTLEASGQVYVVYGTRAGFAAQVPLDSLNGANGFRLDGDDASGRLGAAIGRSGDVDGDGLDDLLVGAPGDRDRGEAFVVYGRREAFPAVVDLDDVQGTLASSIVGDAIASDNVGAGMASIDFDGDGLDDLVVGAPTAETGFRNGGATYVLYGKLDRFPARESLSRILPRTRFRGAETADRVGTAIDNAGDVNNDGIDDLIIGAPFSAGVQGRGRAYVVFGTADGLEPFGWNDLFDDTGEFGFRIEGVDTGDGCGTSVSAAGDVNGDGVDDLIVGAPSIGDVGKAYVVFGREDGTFPPVLRLRELDGQNGFRLLGIGNNDQTGISVAGIGDINGDGADDIAIGSPLTDPDGRTRAGMVSIVYGRALFPTCPADLDRDGEATLFDYLAFLTAFESGDLIADFTGDGTLTLADFLAFQNAFDMGC; encoded by the coding sequence ATGAGAGAGAACCGCATGTCGACGTTGCTGGCCGTTGGCGGCCTGGCGACCACCGCGATGGCGCAGGGCCCGCTGAGCGAGCCGTTCCCCGCCACCATCAATCTGGCAGACCTCGACGGAGCGCTGGGCTTCGTCATGCACGGCGTTGCCGCGAGCGATCAGGCCGGGTACGCCGTGGGGAGGGCCGGCGACATCAACGGAGACGGACTCCCGGATATCGCGGTCGGCGCGTGGCTGGCCGACCCGAACGGCTCGCTCCAGGCCGGTGAGACCTACGTCGTGTTCGGGCGGCGTGACCCGAGCCCGCACTTTCCTGCCCGATTGGAACTTGCAAGCCTCGACGGGGCCATCGGCTTCCGCCTGCCAGGATTCATCGGAGGCGGCCGCAGCGGCTTTGCCGTGCGGTCGGCCGGCGACATCAACAACGACCGGATCGACGACCTGGCAATCGGCGCGCCCACGCTCGAGGCCAGCGGTCAGGTCTACGTGGTCTACGGGACCCGAGCAGGATTCGCAGCGCAGGTGCCGCTCGACTCGCTCAACGGCGCCAACGGCTTCCGGCTGGACGGCGATGACGCGTCGGGCCGGCTGGGCGCCGCGATCGGCCGCAGCGGCGACGTCGACGGCGACGGGCTGGACGACCTGCTGGTCGGCGCGCCGGGCGATCGGGACCGGGGCGAGGCGTTCGTGGTGTACGGGCGGCGCGAGGCGTTCCCTGCCGTCGTTGACCTGGACGACGTCCAGGGCACGCTGGCCAGTTCGATCGTCGGCGACGCGATCGCCAGCGACAACGTCGGCGCGGGCATGGCATCGATCGACTTCGACGGCGACGGACTGGACGACCTGGTCGTGGGCGCCCCCACCGCCGAGACGGGCTTCCGCAACGGCGGCGCGACGTACGTGCTCTATGGCAAGCTCGACCGCTTCCCCGCTCGCGAGAGCCTGTCGAGGATCCTGCCGCGGACGCGATTCCGCGGGGCCGAGACGGCCGACCGCGTGGGCACGGCCATCGACAACGCGGGCGACGTCAACAACGACGGCATCGACGACCTGATCATCGGCGCGCCGTTCTCTGCCGGGGTACAGGGCCGCGGGCGTGCGTACGTGGTGTTCGGCACGGCCGACGGGCTCGAACCGTTCGGCTGGAACGACCTGTTCGACGACACCGGCGAATTCGGCTTCCGCATCGAGGGCGTTGACACCGGCGATGGTTGCGGTACGTCGGTGAGCGCCGCGGGCGACGTGAACGGCGACGGCGTCGACGACCTGATCGTGGGCGCGCCCTCGATCGGCGATGTGGGCAAGGCGTATGTCGTATTCGGGCGCGAGGACGGTACATTCCCGCCCGTGCTGCGATTGCGGGAACTGGATGGCCAGAACGGATTCAGGCTCCTGGGCATTGGCAACAACGATCAGACGGGCATCTCGGTCGCGGGGATTGGCGACATCAACGGCGACGGCGCGGACGACATCGCGATCGGCTCGCCACTGACCGACCCCGACGGCCGCACGCGCGCGGGCATGGTGTCGATCGTGTACGGGCGTGCGTTGTTCCCCACCTGCCCGGCCGACCTGGACCGCGACGGCGAGGCGACGCTATTCGACTACCTGGCGTTCCTCACCGCGTTCGAGTCCGGCGACCTGATCGCCGACTTCACCGGCGACGGCACGCTGACGCTGGCGGACTTCCTGGCATTCCAGAACGCGTTCGACATGGGCTGCTGA
- a CDS encoding cation-translocating P-type ATPase gives MSTLASPSRDELDQLENPDLSSQSEQETKIELRIIVFLIAAIVLACSVIARWTGMASEPVAAVPAGIAALLLGAYLLPPAWREIKRGEFGSRCLVVVAVGGALALERYFEAGLLAFILNISNEIVERTASGARRAIEALVGLTPDTARVVDEDGNEREEQITDVKLGQIVRVRPGENLPVDGRIVKGQSEINQASLTGEAIPVSVQAGSEVYAGTTNLSGIIELEVTQVGEDTTIGKVTQLIREAESTKTQRQQIIEQVARFFVPIAIGVAFIVFMLSANNAQTQQDAFASALAVLVVAVPAALLLASPTAMVAAFGAAARLGILVKSTGFLEAAASVNTIIMDKTGTITTGTFEVTRLVPAEGVEGADLLKAAATAERNSNHPLAQSIARTADKARVPVETPSDFQELHGKGVRAVTQGGELHVGRSSWLKELKPGQAAAIEAVEAKIEGISGVHVMRDGRYMGVVGLEDRVRKNTKNVLQRLRELGARHIAIFTGDRLSVAKRVGVAVGVDAIEAECLPEEKYQLVRDLVDRGYRVMMVGDGINDGPSLAEADVGVAMGLSGSDIAANSAGVALMNDDLSRIPFFIELARKTKAIILQNIIASILFVIVGLVIASTGFINLTVAGLYQILPVLFVMFNSFRLFRFGESFAAIEGEAEGGPKRREASMRGLATA, from the coding sequence ATGTCGACGCTCGCCAGCCCCAGCCGCGACGAGTTGGACCAGCTCGAGAACCCGGACCTGAGCTCCCAGAGCGAGCAGGAAACCAAGATCGAGCTGCGGATCATCGTCTTCCTGATCGCCGCCATCGTGCTGGCCTGCTCGGTCATCGCACGCTGGACGGGCATGGCCAGCGAGCCGGTGGCCGCCGTGCCCGCGGGCATCGCCGCCCTGCTGCTGGGGGCCTACCTGCTGCCGCCGGCCTGGCGCGAGATCAAGCGGGGCGAGTTCGGCTCGCGCTGCCTGGTGGTCGTGGCCGTGGGCGGCGCGCTGGCGCTGGAGCGCTACTTCGAGGCCGGCCTGCTGGCCTTCATCCTGAACATCTCCAACGAGATCGTCGAGCGCACCGCCAGCGGCGCCCGCCGCGCCATCGAGGCCCTGGTCGGCCTGACGCCCGACACCGCCCGCGTGGTCGACGAGGACGGCAACGAGCGCGAGGAGCAGATCACCGACGTCAAGCTGGGCCAGATCGTCCGCGTCCGCCCGGGCGAGAACCTGCCCGTCGACGGCCGCATCGTCAAGGGCCAGAGCGAGATCAACCAGGCGTCGCTGACCGGTGAGGCCATCCCCGTCTCGGTGCAGGCCGGCAGCGAGGTCTACGCCGGCACGACCAACCTCTCGGGCATCATCGAGCTCGAGGTCACCCAGGTGGGCGAGGACACCACCATCGGCAAGGTCACCCAGCTCATCCGCGAGGCCGAGAGCACCAAGACCCAGCGCCAGCAGATCATCGAGCAGGTCGCGCGCTTCTTCGTGCCCATCGCCATCGGCGTGGCGTTCATCGTCTTCATGCTCAGCGCCAACAACGCGCAGACCCAGCAGGACGCATTCGCCTCGGCGCTCGCGGTGCTCGTCGTGGCCGTGCCCGCGGCGCTCTTGCTGGCCAGCCCGACGGCCATGGTCGCCGCCTTCGGCGCCGCGGCCCGGCTTGGTATCCTGGTCAAGAGCACGGGCTTCCTCGAGGCCGCCGCCAGCGTCAACACGATCATCATGGACAAGACCGGCACCATCACGACCGGCACCTTCGAAGTGACAAGGCTGGTGCCGGCCGAGGGCGTCGAGGGGGCGGATCTTCTCAAGGCCGCTGCGACGGCCGAGCGCAACAGCAACCACCCGCTGGCGCAGTCCATCGCGCGCACGGCCGACAAGGCCCGCGTGCCCGTCGAGACGCCCAGCGACTTCCAGGAGCTGCACGGCAAGGGCGTCCGCGCCGTCACCCAGGGCGGCGAGCTGCACGTCGGCCGTTCGAGCTGGCTCAAGGAGCTCAAGCCCGGCCAGGCGGCGGCCATCGAGGCCGTCGAGGCCAAGATCGAGGGCATCAGCGGCGTGCACGTCATGCGCGACGGGCGGTACATGGGCGTGGTGGGCCTGGAGGACCGCGTCCGCAAGAACACCAAGAACGTGCTGCAACGCTTGCGTGAACTCGGCGCCCGGCACATCGCGATCTTCACCGGCGACCGCCTGAGCGTGGCCAAGCGCGTGGGCGTGGCCGTGGGGGTCGACGCCATCGAGGCCGAGTGCCTGCCCGAAGAGAAGTACCAGCTCGTGCGAGACCTGGTCGACCGCGGTTACCGCGTCATGATGGTCGGCGACGGCATCAACGACGGTCCCTCGCTGGCCGAGGCCGACGTGGGCGTGGCGATGGGCCTGAGCGGCTCGGACATCGCGGCCAACAGCGCGGGCGTAGCGCTCATGAACGACGACCTCAGCCGCATCCCCTTCTTCATCGAGCTGGCGCGCAAGACCAAGGCGATCATCCTGCAGAACATCATCGCCTCGATCCTGTTCGTGATCGTGGGCCTTGTCATCGCCTCGACGGGCTTCATCAACTTGACTGTCGCGGGCCTTTACCAGATCCTGCCGGTGCTCTTCGTGATGTTCAACAGCTTCCGGTTGTTCCGGTTTGGTGAAAGCTTCGCCGCCATCGAGGGCGAGGCCGAGGGCGGCCCCAAGCGCCGCGAGGCGTCGATGCGCGGGCTGGCGACGGCCTGA
- a CDS encoding type II secretion system protein, with product MRHAFTLIELLVVIAIIAVLIGILLPALGQARATARGAVCLSQVRSLGLAQRLYADDHKGHYVDAGLAHGGIADLPNAWPVLLADYTEDGLAIRSPVDRSPFWSVEEGGQFEGLSFAEALRRVRAGETSGLGELARWTSYGLNNYTTRSVAPSPDQTYDADRLVERPYATVQWLMMTFGETDASADFARTDHVHAEDWGAAPGGRIPLRASLESQVNAHGGNPGDWSARATYGYLDGHAAIEKFEKVYESYEKNRFDPRVAQ from the coding sequence GTGCGGCACGCCTTCACCCTCATCGAGTTGCTCGTGGTCATCGCGATCATCGCGGTGCTCATCGGCATCCTGCTGCCGGCGCTCGGCCAGGCCCGCGCGACGGCCCGCGGCGCGGTGTGTCTCAGCCAGGTCCGCTCGCTCGGGCTCGCCCAGCGGCTCTACGCCGACGACCACAAGGGCCACTACGTCGACGCCGGGCTCGCCCACGGCGGCATCGCCGACCTGCCCAACGCCTGGCCCGTGCTGCTGGCCGACTACACCGAAGACGGCCTGGCCATCCGCTCGCCGGTGGATCGCAGCCCGTTCTGGTCGGTCGAGGAGGGCGGGCAGTTCGAGGGGTTGAGCTTCGCCGAAGCGCTCCGCCGCGTGCGCGCAGGAGAAACCAGTGGCTTGGGCGAGCTCGCTCGGTGGACCAGCTATGGCCTGAACAATTACACCACCCGCAGCGTCGCGCCCTCGCCCGATCAGACCTACGACGCCGACCGCCTGGTCGAGCGCCCCTACGCCACGGTGCAATGGCTGATGATGACCTTCGGTGAGACCGACGCGAGCGCCGACTTCGCGCGCACCGACCACGTGCACGCCGAGGACTGGGGCGCCGCGCCCGGCGGGCGCATCCCGCTGCGCGCTTCGCTCGAGAGCCAGGTCAACGCCCACGGTGGCAACCCCGGCGATTGGTCGGCCCGCGCCACCTACGGCTACCTCGACGGCCACGCCGCCATCGAAAAGTTCGAGAAGGTGTACGAGAGCTACGAGAAGAACCGCTTCGACCCGCGCGTCGCGCAGTAA
- the ribB gene encoding 3,4-dihydroxy-2-butanone-4-phosphate synthase, protein MTAQLPDGFSPIPEILDELRAGRMVVLTDDETRENEGDLVLPAQFADAASIGFMLKEARGYLCLSLTEADCRRLDLKPQADVNTSVRGTPFTVAIDGHPKHGLTTGVSAAERAKTIRLAIEPGSTPGDFVRPGHINPLRARDGGVLVRIGQTEGSVDLCRLAGLTPAAVIIEILRDDGAMARVPDLVEFNQKHGLKMCSIKQLIEHRLRAERFVERLEPAEGTPIDTAHGPFNLIAFRSITDPLPHLALTLGGVGDLDDAGNVVEQAEPTLVRVHRRDLLGDIFAARHGDRNARTILDSAMQKIQREGRGALVYLRPSGGLDTHSAHANLNNRLTQPFNLDSDDSPTRSQAAGALEYGTGSQIVRALGISQMKLLTNSDAEYPQLDAFGLSISERVSL, encoded by the coding sequence GTGACCGCCCAACTCCCCGACGGCTTCAGCCCCATCCCCGAGATCCTCGACGAGCTGCGCGCCGGCCGCATGGTCGTGCTCACCGACGACGAGACGCGCGAGAACGAGGGCGACCTGGTCCTGCCCGCCCAGTTCGCCGATGCCGCCAGCATCGGCTTCATGCTCAAGGAGGCCCGCGGCTACCTGTGCCTCAGCCTCACCGAGGCCGACTGCCGCCGGCTGGACCTCAAGCCCCAGGCCGACGTGAACACCTCCGTCCGCGGCACGCCCTTCACCGTCGCCATCGATGGCCATCCCAAGCACGGCCTGACCACCGGCGTCAGCGCGGCCGAGCGGGCCAAGACCATCCGCCTGGCCATCGAGCCGGGCAGCACCCCCGGCGACTTCGTCCGCCCCGGCCACATCAACCCGCTGCGCGCCCGCGATGGCGGCGTGCTCGTGCGCATCGGCCAGACCGAGGGCTCGGTCGACCTGTGCCGCCTGGCCGGCCTGACTCCCGCGGCGGTCATCATCGAAATCCTCCGCGACGACGGCGCCATGGCCCGCGTGCCCGACCTGGTCGAGTTCAACCAGAAGCACGGCCTGAAGATGTGCTCCATCAAGCAGCTCATCGAGCACCGCCTGCGCGCCGAGCGCTTCGTCGAGCGGCTGGAGCCGGCCGAGGGCACGCCCATCGACACCGCCCACGGCCCCTTCAACCTCATCGCCTTCCGCAGCATCACCGATCCTCTGCCGCATCTTGCCCTGACCCTCGGCGGCGTGGGCGATCTCGACGACGCGGGCAACGTCGTCGAGCAGGCCGAACCCACGCTGGTCCGCGTGCACCGCCGAGACCTCCTTGGCGACATCTTCGCGGCGCGCCACGGCGACCGCAACGCGCGCACCATCCTCGACAGCGCGATGCAGAAGATCCAACGCGAGGGCAGGGGGGCGCTCGTGTATCTGAGACCAAGCGGCGGGCTCGACACCCACAGCGCCCACGCCAACCTCAACAACCGCCTCACCCAGCCGTTCAACCTCGACAGCGACGACAGCCCAACGAGAAGCCAGGCCGCCGGCGCCCTCGAATACGGCACCGGCAGCCAGATCGTCCGTGCCCTGGGCATCTCACAGATGAAGCTGCTGACCAACAGCGACGCCGAATACCCCCAACTCGATGCCTTCGGGTTGAGTATCAGCGAACGGGTGAGTCTCTAA
- a CDS encoding integrin alpha: protein MPKSRVAVRPYALFAACGLALTAASAALGQGDPLSEPFPAVLELADLDGVIGFRIDGEVRDGFTGVNVASAGDVNGDGIDDMLIGSQVAPGESYVVFGRDAIAGPGFPSVLQLGDLDGVTGFRIGGVERQSAGYSVASAGDFNGDGIDDLVIGAHGASPGGRYRAGTSYVVFGSDSGFPATFRLADLNGTNGFRLDGDEEETHSGYRVARAGDINGDGIGDVIIGARRSYPFGNDLPGLAYVVFGRDPSSAFPAVLQLGDLDGETGFRLNGTDAGDYFGVNIASTGDMNNDGVDDLIIGATGTDPGGRENAGTSFVVFGRDTASTGGFPPVFEMSSLVGSEGFRIEGAAAFDTSGRPVAHAGDVNGDGIDDVVVSARGADPGGRRSAGSSYVVFGRDTTDPFPAALQLVDLDGVRGVRIEGVDSGDFAGEPVASAGDVNGDGLDDLIIGTTYYTATSYVVYGRDTSGGGFPAVIPLADIDGEIGFRLDGIARAVAPAGDINNDGVDDFMVASPSSDPGGREDAGSTYIIYGRKLTFCPPDLDGDGELTIFDFLTFQNLFDLMDPRADFDGDGDLTIFDFLAFQNAFDAGCP from the coding sequence ATGCCCAAGAGCCGAGTTGCCGTCCGCCCGTATGCCCTCTTCGCCGCCTGCGGGCTGGCCCTGACGGCCGCGAGTGCGGCGCTGGGTCAGGGCGATCCGTTGAGCGAGCCGTTTCCGGCAGTGCTGGAGTTGGCTGATCTTGATGGGGTGATCGGGTTTCGGATCGACGGCGAAGTTCGTGATGGCTTCACCGGCGTGAACGTCGCATCCGCAGGTGACGTCAATGGTGACGGCATCGATGATATGCTCATTGGCTCCCAAGTCGCTCCCGGAGAGAGCTACGTTGTGTTCGGTCGCGATGCCATAGCTGGTCCCGGCTTTCCGTCCGTGCTCCAGCTTGGCGACTTAGACGGAGTCACTGGGTTCCGAATTGGCGGCGTGGAGCGCCAGAGCGCAGGTTACTCGGTGGCCTCAGCGGGCGATTTCAATGGCGATGGCATCGACGATCTCGTCATAGGCGCGCACGGCGCTAGCCCGGGTGGCCGCTATCGCGCTGGCACGAGCTACGTCGTGTTTGGAAGCGACAGCGGCTTCCCAGCCACGTTTCGACTCGCTGACCTGAATGGCACCAACGGTTTCCGGCTTGACGGTGACGAGGAAGAAACCCATAGCGGCTACCGGGTGGCCCGTGCGGGCGACATCAATGGCGACGGCATCGGCGATGTGATCATTGGGGCACGGCGGTCCTATCCCTTCGGCAACGATCTACCTGGTCTGGCTTACGTCGTTTTCGGTCGCGACCCCAGCTCGGCCTTTCCTGCCGTACTCCAACTGGGCGATCTTGATGGCGAAACGGGCTTTCGCCTCAATGGCACCGATGCGGGTGATTACTTTGGCGTGAACATCGCGTCGACCGGCGACATGAACAACGATGGCGTTGACGACCTGATCATTGGGGCGACAGGAACCGACCCCGGTGGCCGCGAGAATGCTGGCACTAGCTTTGTTGTTTTTGGCCGCGACACCGCTTCGACCGGTGGATTTCCCCCGGTGTTTGAAATGTCTTCGCTAGTCGGCTCAGAGGGATTCCGTATTGAAGGAGCGGCCGCGTTCGATACCAGCGGCAGACCAGTTGCTCATGCGGGGGACGTGAATGGTGACGGCATCGACGATGTTGTAGTGTCGGCGCGCGGAGCAGATCCCGGCGGGCGCAGGTCGGCTGGCTCAAGCTACGTCGTGTTCGGCCGCGATACAACCGACCCATTCCCCGCTGCCCTGCAGCTCGTTGATCTTGATGGTGTCAGAGGCGTGCGTATCGAAGGTGTTGATTCTGGAGACTTTGCTGGCGAACCGGTCGCATCAGCCGGCGACGTCAACGGTGACGGCTTGGACGACCTGATCATCGGGACAACCTACTACACCGCTACGTCCTACGTTGTCTACGGACGCGACACCAGCGGCGGCGGCTTCCCGGCTGTGATCCCTCTAGCTGACATCGATGGTGAAATTGGCTTCCGTCTGGATGGCATTGCCCGCGCCGTGGCCCCGGCGGGCGACATCAACAACGACGGTGTCGACGACTTCATGGTCGCTTCACCCTCCTCCGATCCCGGCGGTCGCGAAGACGCCGGCTCGACCTACATCATCTATGGTCGTAAACTGACCTTCTGCCCCCCCGACCTCGACGGCGATGGCGAGCTCACCATCTTCGACTTCCTCACCTTCCAGAACCTCTTCGACCTCATGGACCCGCGCGCCGACTTCGACGGCGATGGCGACTTGACCATCTTCGACTTCCTCGCCTTCCAGAACGCCTTCGACGCCGGCTGCCCCTGA